A window of Meiothermus sp. CFH 77666 contains these coding sequences:
- a CDS encoding UbiX family flavin prenyltransferase — protein MSVPKRLVVGLSGASGMPYALDLLQTLRQIPGLETHLVMTQGAKRVLVEEAEQSVEAVEALAHVVHRSSDLGAAVASGSFRTVGMVIVPCSATTLSKVAYGLADNLLTRAAYVTLKERRPLVLVPREAPLPLPSLEAMVKAAQAGATILPAAPGFYHKPRQIDDLLAFITQRILDLFGLDYPRAPRWKEIVELELD, from the coding sequence ATGAGCGTACCCAAGCGTCTGGTGGTGGGGCTCTCGGGGGCTTCCGGGATGCCCTATGCCCTCGACCTGCTGCAAACCCTGCGCCAGATTCCGGGCCTGGAAACCCACCTGGTGATGACCCAGGGGGCCAAGCGGGTGCTGGTGGAGGAAGCCGAGCAAAGCGTGGAGGCGGTGGAAGCCCTGGCCCACGTGGTACACCGCAGCAGCGACCTGGGCGCGGCGGTAGCTTCGGGCAGCTTTCGCACCGTGGGGATGGTGATTGTGCCCTGTAGTGCGACCACCCTTTCCAAAGTGGCTTATGGCCTGGCCGACAACCTGCTGACCCGTGCGGCCTACGTCACCCTGAAAGAACGCCGCCCCCTGGTGCTGGTGCCGCGCGAGGCGCCCCTGCCTTTGCCTAGCCTCGAGGCCATGGTCAAGGCCGCCCAGGCCGGAGCCACCATCCTGCCAGCCGCACCGGGTTTTTATCACAAGCCCCGGCAAATAGACGACCTGCTGGCCTTTATCACCCAGCGCATCCTGGACTTGTTTGGCCTGGATTACCCCAGGGCACCGCGCTGGAAGGAGATAGTGGAACTCGAGCTCGATTAG
- a CDS encoding undecaprenyl-diphosphate phosphatase, translated as MTVFEAFILGLLEGLTEFLPISSTGHLTLAAHLLKLDIENDPFIKSFIIVIQLGAILAVLALYFKRFLRDMEVWKRIIVAFIPTGILGFLLADVIENVFLGNDLIVVVNLIGVGVLLLFVDRWLQHHKRYDDVNQMPVPQAVLIGLFQAVAMMPGVSRSGATIVGGMALGMSRKAAAEFSFILAVPTMLSATGFSLLRNLSEFRADSWGLLAVGFLTAFGAAALTVRWLLGFVSRNSFVPFAVYRIIIGVVYAVFFLR; from the coding sequence GTGACCGTTTTTGAGGCCTTCATCCTGGGGCTCTTAGAGGGCCTGACCGAGTTCTTGCCCATCTCCTCCACCGGCCACCTGACCCTGGCCGCCCATCTGCTCAAGCTCGACATCGAAAACGACCCCTTCATCAAGAGCTTCATCATCGTGATTCAGCTTGGGGCCATCCTGGCCGTGCTGGCGCTGTACTTCAAGCGCTTCTTGCGGGATATGGAAGTGTGGAAGCGCATCATCGTGGCCTTCATTCCCACCGGCATCCTGGGGTTCTTGCTGGCCGATGTGATCGAAAATGTATTCCTGGGCAACGACCTGATTGTGGTGGTGAACCTGATTGGGGTGGGGGTTCTTTTACTCTTTGTGGATCGCTGGCTACAGCACCACAAGCGCTACGACGATGTGAACCAGATGCCCGTACCTCAGGCGGTGTTGATCGGCCTGTTTCAGGCCGTGGCCATGATGCCGGGGGTCTCGCGCAGTGGGGCCACCATTGTGGGGGGCATGGCCCTGGGGATGTCGCGCAAGGCAGCCGCCGAGTTTTCCTTCATTCTGGCCGTGCCCACCATGCTCTCGGCCACCGGGTTCTCGCTGCTGCGCAACCTGAGCGAGTTTAGAGCCGATAGCTGGGGGCTTCTTGCGGTGGGCTTCCTCACGGCTTTTGGGGCAGCTGCCCTGACCGTGCGCTGGCTCTTGGGCTTTGTCAGCCGCAATAGCTTTGTGCCCTTTGCCGTCTACCGCATCATCATCGGTGTGGTGTACGCGGTGTTCTTCCTGCGCTAA
- the ispD gene encoding 2-C-methyl-D-erythritol 4-phosphate cytidylyltransferase, with protein sequence MPGVKVSVLLPAAGSGERIGRGPKAFLEVGGKTLLDWALEGFAWADELVVALPPGRNLDVPGIKTVWGGKTRQQSVFNLVQAATGEVVLVHDVARPFVVRAAVERLLDAVRGSGAATLAVPVPDTLVQEASGEYGAVIPREHYRLVQTPQGFRRELLWNAHQKALAEGLEFTDDAQLVRWQGYPVALVEGDRRMFKITYPEDLLLAEGLAQVWSSSPRPR encoded by the coding sequence ATGCCAGGCGTGAAGGTTTCGGTACTGTTGCCTGCTGCCGGTTCGGGTGAGCGAATCGGGCGGGGGCCCAAAGCGTTTCTCGAGGTCGGCGGCAAAACCCTCCTGGACTGGGCCCTCGAGGGGTTCGCCTGGGCCGACGAGCTGGTAGTAGCGCTGCCCCCAGGGCGTAATCTGGATGTGCCTGGCATCAAAACAGTCTGGGGTGGCAAGACCCGCCAGCAAAGCGTGTTCAATCTGGTACAGGCCGCTACGGGCGAAGTGGTGCTGGTGCACGACGTGGCCCGGCCCTTTGTGGTGCGGGCCGCCGTGGAGCGCCTGCTGGACGCGGTACGAGGCTCCGGGGCGGCCACCCTGGCGGTGCCGGTGCCCGATACGCTGGTGCAGGAAGCGTCCGGTGAATACGGTGCGGTGATTCCCCGCGAACACTACCGGCTGGTGCAGACCCCCCAGGGCTTTCGGCGCGAACTGTTGTGGAACGCCCACCAAAAGGCCCTGGCCGAGGGCCTCGAGTTCACCGACGATGCCCAGCTGGTGCGCTGGCAAGGCTACCCCGTAGCGCTGGTGGAGGGCGACCGGCGGATGTTCAAAATCACCTACCCCGAGGATCTGCTCCTGGCGGAAGGGTTGGCGCAGGTATGGAGCTCCTCGCCCCGGCCAAGGTGA
- the ispE gene encoding 4-(cytidine 5'-diphospho)-2-C-methyl-D-erythritol kinase translates to MELLAPAKVNLGLSVLGRRPDGYHELHTVFVALQVADRLFLEAIPEGVELEVRGSGLPANPDNLVYKAAVAYLNAAGWPGGVKVVLEKNLPLAAGLGGGSSDAAAVLRGLSRLYPASLDLPGMALRLGADVPFFLQVGLAEARGVGEQLRPLPPLEAHLVLLNPGIAVSAADAYRHLRPEEWQPELDVPGILAAIRAGEEPPYWNTLEQPVFRLVPYLQELKLELRRAGLRGVLLSGSGSSLFGLARSAEEARFVAQTLRTRYPRFWVVATQTVS, encoded by the coding sequence ATGGAGCTCCTCGCCCCGGCCAAGGTGAACCTGGGCCTCTCGGTGCTGGGTCGGCGGCCCGATGGCTACCACGAGCTGCACACCGTATTTGTGGCTTTGCAGGTGGCCGACCGGCTTTTTCTGGAGGCCATTCCCGAGGGGGTGGAGCTGGAAGTGCGGGGCTCTGGGCTGCCCGCCAACCCCGACAACCTGGTCTACAAAGCGGCGGTGGCCTACCTGAACGCCGCCGGCTGGCCGGGGGGGGTGAAGGTGGTGCTGGAGAAGAACCTGCCCCTGGCAGCGGGGCTGGGTGGGGGTTCGTCCGATGCGGCGGCGGTGCTGCGGGGCCTCAGCCGGCTTTATCCGGCCTCGCTCGACCTGCCCGGTATGGCCCTCCGGCTGGGGGCCGATGTGCCGTTTTTCCTCCAGGTGGGCCTGGCCGAAGCGCGGGGGGTGGGTGAGCAACTGAGGCCGCTGCCGCCCCTCGAGGCCCACCTGGTGCTGCTCAATCCGGGCATTGCGGTCTCGGCGGCGGATGCTTACCGGCACCTTCGCCCCGAGGAATGGCAGCCCGAGCTGGACGTGCCGGGCATCCTGGCGGCCATTCGCGCGGGCGAGGAGCCCCCTTACTGGAACACCCTCGAGCAGCCCGTTTTCCGGCTGGTGCCTTATTTGCAGGAACTGAAGCTCGAGCTGCGCCGCGCCGGACTACGCGGGGTTTTGCTGTCGGGGTCGGGCTCGAGCCTCTTCGGGCTGGCCCGCAGTGCCGAGGAGGCTCGGTTTGTGGCCCAAACACTGCGAACCAGGTATCCCCGCTTCTGGGTGGTGGCTACGCAAACCGTAAGCTGA
- a CDS encoding thiamine ABC transporter substrate-binding protein, whose product MALLALAQPTTLTILTHDSFNLDKNLLAQFERQSGIRLRFLKGGDAGEMLNKAILSKGAPIADVIYGFDNTLLSRALQADILQPYRSPELPALRPELLLDQTFRATPVDFGYVALNYDRDYFKDKPLPERFADLASPEFARLLVVQNPASSSPGLAFLLATVAAFGEDGYLGFWENLRKNGVRVVSGWSDAYYTHFTRAGGDRPLVVSYSTSPAAELYYSEAKPKPAEPPTANLFLPKSSFFQVEYVGILKGTRNLRAAQRFVDWLVSKPAQENIPTEMWVYPARREARLPEVFRFAEVPSEPARLSPQQITQNRERWIREWTQVVVQGQSADAVRARR is encoded by the coding sequence ATGGCCCTGCTGGCCCTGGCCCAGCCTACCACCCTGACCATCCTGACCCACGATAGCTTTAACCTGGACAAAAACCTGCTGGCCCAGTTCGAGCGCCAGTCGGGGATTCGCCTGCGCTTTCTGAAGGGGGGTGATGCCGGGGAGATGCTCAACAAGGCCATCCTGAGCAAAGGGGCGCCCATTGCCGACGTAATTTACGGCTTCGACAACACCCTGCTCTCCCGCGCTCTGCAGGCCGACATCCTCCAACCCTACCGCTCCCCCGAACTACCGGCCCTGCGCCCCGAACTGCTGCTTGACCAGACCTTCCGGGCTACCCCGGTGGACTTCGGCTACGTGGCCCTCAACTACGACCGCGATTACTTCAAGGATAAGCCTCTGCCCGAGCGCTTTGCCGACCTGGCCTCGCCCGAGTTTGCCCGGCTGCTGGTGGTGCAGAACCCTGCCAGCAGCTCCCCAGGGCTGGCCTTTTTGCTGGCCACGGTGGCGGCTTTTGGCGAGGACGGCTACCTGGGCTTCTGGGAGAACCTGCGCAAGAACGGCGTGCGGGTGGTGAGCGGCTGGAGCGACGCCTACTACACCCACTTCACCCGCGCCGGGGGGGATCGCCCGCTGGTGGTCTCCTACAGCACCAGCCCGGCTGCCGAGCTGTACTACAGCGAGGCCAAACCCAAGCCTGCCGAGCCCCCCACGGCCAACCTGTTCCTGCCCAAGAGCTCGTTTTTCCAGGTGGAGTACGTGGGCATTCTAAAGGGCACCCGCAACCTGCGGGCGGCCCAGCGTTTTGTGGACTGGTTGGTTTCCAAACCGGCCCAGGAGAACATCCCCACCGAAATGTGGGTCTACCCGGCCCGGCGCGAGGCCCGCTTGCCCGAGGTGTTCCGCTTCGCCGAGGTGCCCTCTGAGCCGGCCCGCCTCTCGCCCCAGCAGATTACCCAGAACCGCGAGCGCTGGATCCGGGAGTGGACGCAGGTGGTGGTGCAGGGCCAGAGCGCCGATGCGGTCAGGGCGCGGCGGTAA
- a CDS encoding iron ABC transporter permease, translating into MQTPKETSRPRTNLHGWLGLPVLVFLALALLYPLGRIMALGFGEGLQAALANPYYGSRLVWSLAYGLGSSLLCIGLALPLAYAFRYRFPGRDFLLGFSTVPFVLPTLVVAMGFLSLVGPKGVLGLNLYGTAWVLFWASVLYNLGLVLRPLVALLPALQTPLAAARTLGASPLRAYWRVGVPLLGPALFSGGSLVFLYSFTSFGVPLLLGGPRWATLEVETYYALAQRLAFPEATALVLMQLAVTLVVLTGYLRLQERLALGIGGYGALLPLAPRQAVGLALLVWGFFLVLYSPLWSLLLRALERPQAWVSVWHNPDFTPGSTALLNTLGFAGLALLLVLPLGVLYAYAVWRGHRLLDGLGLLPLMVSPVAIGLGYLLAYPGLRGSLLILIAAYALLSYPLLGRALLPALRAMPRGVVEAARVLGAGPWRRLVRVEWPLVQKSALSGAALALAAVMGEFGATLTLQRPEWATLSLAIYERLGRPGALPFYEAVVLAVVLMGLCMVLLALLERSFQERGAGGGF; encoded by the coding sequence ATGCAAACTCCCAAGGAAACCTCGAGGCCCCGCACCAACCTGCACGGGTGGCTGGGCCTGCCGGTGCTGGTATTCCTGGCCCTGGCGCTCCTCTACCCCCTGGGGCGCATCATGGCGCTCGGCTTCGGGGAAGGCTTGCAGGCGGCCCTGGCCAACCCCTACTACGGTTCGCGGCTGGTGTGGAGCCTGGCCTACGGGCTGGGTTCCTCGCTATTGTGCATCGGGCTGGCCCTGCCGCTGGCCTATGCGTTTCGCTATCGCTTCCCTGGGCGGGATTTTCTGCTGGGCTTTTCCACCGTGCCGTTTGTGCTGCCGACCTTGGTGGTGGCGATGGGCTTCCTGAGCCTGGTGGGGCCCAAGGGGGTGCTGGGCCTCAACCTGTATGGCACCGCCTGGGTGCTGTTCTGGGCCAGTGTGCTCTACAACCTGGGGCTGGTGCTGCGGCCCCTGGTGGCGCTGTTACCGGCCCTGCAAACCCCCCTGGCCGCCGCCCGCACCCTGGGGGCTTCCCCGCTACGGGCCTACTGGCGGGTGGGGGTTCCCTTGCTGGGGCCGGCCCTCTTTTCAGGGGGCAGCCTGGTGTTTTTGTATAGCTTCACCAGTTTTGGGGTGCCGCTCTTGCTGGGGGGGCCCCGGTGGGCGACGCTCGAGGTCGAGACCTACTACGCCCTGGCCCAGCGGCTGGCCTTCCCTGAGGCCACCGCTTTGGTGCTGATGCAACTGGCCGTTACCCTGGTGGTTTTGACGGGCTACCTGCGCCTGCAAGAACGGCTGGCCCTGGGCATTGGCGGCTATGGCGCTCTCCTGCCGCTGGCACCCCGCCAAGCGGTGGGCCTTGCGCTCCTGGTTTGGGGGTTCTTTCTGGTGCTGTATAGCCCCCTGTGGAGCTTGCTGCTACGGGCCCTCGAGCGACCCCAGGCCTGGGTGAGCGTGTGGCATAACCCCGACTTCACCCCTGGCAGCACGGCCCTGCTCAACACCCTGGGGTTTGCCGGCCTGGCCCTTCTGCTGGTGCTGCCCCTTGGGGTGCTATACGCCTACGCGGTCTGGCGGGGACACCGCTTGCTGGATGGGTTGGGCCTGCTGCCGCTGATGGTCTCGCCGGTGGCCATCGGACTGGGCTACCTGCTGGCCTATCCGGGGTTGCGCGGTTCGCTCCTGATTCTGATTGCGGCCTATGCGCTGCTCAGCTACCCCCTGTTAGGGCGGGCCTTGCTGCCCGCTTTGCGGGCCATGCCCAGAGGGGTTGTGGAGGCTGCCCGGGTGTTGGGCGCGGGCCCCTGGCGTCGCCTGGTGCGGGTGGAGTGGCCCCTGGTGCAAAAATCGGCGCTTTCCGGGGCAGCGCTGGCCCTGGCCGCAGTTATGGGCGAGTTTGGCGCCACCCTGACCCTGCAACGCCCCGAATGGGCCACCCTCTCCCTGGCCATTTACGAGCGTCTGGGCCGGCCGGGTGCGCTGCCTTTTTATGAAGCCGTGGTGTTGGCGGTGGTGCTGATGGGGCTCTGTATGGTTTTGCTGGCGCTGCTGGAGCGGAGTTTTCAGGAGCGCGGAGCGGGTGGAGGGTTTTGA
- a CDS encoding 3-dehydroquinate synthase family protein, whose product MRKLKIRHPIPYPIHIGFDLEVPQAEGPRAMIFDLAVQDYAQKLAARLDIPAGLGLPGGEGVKSLATYGKALSWLAGQALPRDTTLYIVGGGSLTDLGGFIAATYLRGVSYISLPTTTLAMVDASLGNKTGLNLPEGKNLVGAFHAPEGVYADLETLRTLPPQTFKQGLVEAFKHGLIAGDELLVNVEPLALDWEGFENYLARAVAVKLQIVEADPTEQNERRKLNLGHTLAHALEGATFGTMPHGVAVAYGLLFAALLGRAHGGNDLVPTVLKLLQWLSPPPPPRFSWDDLTPFLSRDKKKVGKALNWVVPKDMGWLEIHPVLTEVLLGCYEEFLSLVATLQNSPTRHSETEQV is encoded by the coding sequence ATGCGGAAGCTGAAGATTAGACACCCCATCCCCTACCCGATTCACATTGGGTTCGACCTCGAGGTGCCCCAGGCCGAAGGCCCCCGGGCCATGATCTTCGACCTGGCCGTACAGGACTACGCCCAAAAGCTGGCCGCCCGGCTGGATATTCCGGCGGGCCTGGGCCTGCCCGGCGGCGAGGGCGTGAAGAGCCTGGCCACCTATGGCAAAGCTCTGTCCTGGCTGGCGGGGCAGGCCCTGCCCCGCGACACCACCCTCTACATTGTGGGCGGCGGTTCCCTCACCGATTTGGGGGGGTTTATTGCGGCCACCTACCTGCGCGGGGTGAGCTACATCAGCCTGCCCACCACCACCCTGGCCATGGTAGATGCCTCGCTGGGCAACAAAACCGGCCTCAACCTGCCGGAAGGCAAGAACCTGGTCGGGGCCTTCCATGCCCCTGAAGGGGTCTACGCCGACCTCGAGACCCTGCGAACCCTACCCCCCCAGACCTTCAAGCAGGGGCTGGTCGAAGCCTTCAAACACGGCCTCATCGCTGGGGATGAGCTGCTGGTGAACGTGGAACCCCTTGCACTGGACTGGGAAGGTTTCGAGAACTACCTGGCCCGCGCGGTTGCGGTCAAGTTGCAAATTGTTGAGGCCGACCCCACCGAGCAAAATGAGCGCCGCAAGCTGAACCTGGGGCATACCCTGGCGCACGCCCTCGAGGGCGCCACCTTTGGCACCATGCCCCACGGGGTCGCAGTAGCCTACGGCCTGCTCTTTGCGGCCCTGCTGGGCCGGGCCCACGGCGGCAACGATCTGGTGCCCACCGTGCTGAAGCTTTTGCAGTGGCTCTCCCCGCCCCCACCCCCCCGCTTTAGCTGGGACGACCTGACCCCCTTCCTCAGCCGCGACAAGAAAAAAGTGGGCAAGGCCCTCAACTGGGTGGTGCCCAAGGACATGGGCTGGCTCGAGATTCACCCGGTGCTGACCGAAGTATTGCTGGGCTGTTACGAGGAGTTCCTCAGTCTGGTGGCCACCCTGCAAAACAGCCCCACCAGGCATAGCGAAACCGAACAAGTCTGA
- a CDS encoding shikimate kinase, protein MIEIERPVTWVALTGFMGVGKSRIGRELARELMLHFIDLDRYIEREMGLSIADIFRHLGEPTFRQLEAEAVNELTQKDFLVLSLGGGTFVNPENRERLLRRGPVVALWASPETILERVSRRPGQRPMLDNPDPLERIQQLLAEREAIYRQATLHVSTDGRRIPDVVDEIIDRLWDYAEAED, encoded by the coding sequence ATGATTGAGATTGAGCGCCCCGTCACCTGGGTAGCCCTCACGGGCTTTATGGGCGTGGGCAAAAGCCGTATTGGGCGGGAGCTGGCCCGCGAACTGATGCTGCACTTCATAGACCTGGATCGGTATATCGAGCGCGAGATGGGCCTCTCGATTGCCGACATTTTCCGCCACCTGGGCGAGCCCACCTTTCGCCAACTCGAGGCCGAGGCCGTAAATGAACTTACCCAGAAAGATTTTCTGGTACTCTCACTGGGAGGGGGCACCTTCGTGAACCCGGAAAACCGGGAGCGGCTGTTGCGGCGGGGGCCGGTGGTGGCGCTGTGGGCCAGCCCGGAGACCATCCTCGAGCGGGTTAGCCGCCGTCCGGGACAGCGCCCCATGCTGGACAACCCCGACCCCCTCGAGCGCATCCAGCAGCTCCTGGCCGAGCGCGAGGCCATCTACCGCCAGGCCACGCTGCATGTCTCTACCGATGGCCGAAGGATTCCCGACGTAGTAGACGAGATTATTGACCGACTGTGGGATTATGCGGAAGCTGAAGATTAG